A single Thermoplasmata archaeon DNA region contains:
- a CDS encoding type II/IV secretion system ATPase subunit: MATLEEVIAKNPHLGKYLESLAAKGFPKPVFLERLGEEVSRLKNPNIIYPVGDPIFIHLYRPNGYYYVVIEPPLPPETEAKYNQILELMLKYATRFEETPEKKEEFELLIDKLINRITSVEEKEKRKFFRKFEFEKIPVTPQELEVLRYHIKKNILENGKIEPLIRDPYIEDIHCVGTTEIHITHKLFGMLATNLQFAKIGEIDEFLRNMTERIGHPVSDARPVVDAALPDGSRLNVVYSEDVSMRGPSFTIRKFSEKPYTLPRLVAWNTLSAEMAGFLWLCVENGINAFVCGETASGKTTTLNALIPFINHKYKVYSAEDTPEIISPHKVWQRMLTRESVQESARVEMYDLLRAALRSRPNFIIVGEIRGKEGFVAFQAMQTGHYVLSTFHAPSVKQLIQRFIGEPINIPERFMDNLNLVVFQQNVYEGGRVMRRCISIDEILKYSKEKGGVLTRNMFMWEPDRDQFFFNGINNSYILEEKIAPRLKYKDKAAIYRDLEARATAIQKLVEAKVFDYDVLNRILDEYFERNIDSIRNPAEFLREFDRLIKAVT, encoded by the coding sequence ATGGCTACACTTGAAGAAGTTATTGCAAAAAATCCGCATCTTGGTAAATATCTAGAAAGTTTGGCAGCCAAGGGCTTCCCAAAACCTGTATTTCTTGAACGACTTGGTGAAGAGGTATCTCGATTGAAGAATCCGAACATAATTTATCCAGTAGGTGACCCAATATTCATACATCTCTATAGGCCAAACGGATATTATTATGTGGTAATTGAGCCCCCACTTCCACCAGAAACTGAAGCAAAATACAATCAGATTCTTGAACTCATGCTCAAGTATGCTACCAGATTCGAAGAAACACCTGAAAAGAAGGAAGAATTTGAACTTCTGATTGACAAACTGATTAACCGAATCACCTCTGTAGAGGAAAAGGAGAAGCGGAAATTTTTCAGAAAATTTGAATTTGAAAAAATTCCTGTTACACCCCAGGAACTGGAGGTGCTGAGATACCATATCAAGAAGAACATTCTTGAAAACGGAAAAATTGAACCTCTCATCAGAGACCCCTACATTGAAGACATTCACTGTGTTGGTACCACTGAAATCCACATCACCCACAAACTTTTCGGGATGCTTGCAACCAACCTCCAGTTTGCAAAAATCGGGGAAATTGATGAGTTTCTGCGTAACATGACTGAGCGAATTGGTCATCCTGTAAGTGATGCCCGTCCTGTTGTTGACGCTGCCCTGCCAGATGGTTCCAGGTTGAATGTGGTCTATAGTGAAGATGTGAGCATGCGGGGTCCAAGCTTCACAATCAGAAAATTTTCTGAAAAACCATACACACTTCCAAGGCTTGTAGCATGGAATACGCTGAGTGCAGAAATGGCTGGTTTTCTCTGGCTCTGTGTAGAAAATGGAATAAATGCGTTTGTGTGTGGTGAGACAGCATCTGGCAAGACCACAACATTGAATGCGCTCATTCCGTTCATAAACCACAAATACAAGGTGTATTCTGCAGAAGATACACCAGAAATCATTTCGCCTCACAAGGTCTGGCAGAGAATGCTCACACGAGAGAGTGTTCAGGAAAGTGCAAGGGTTGAGATGTATGACTTGCTCAGGGCAGCCCTGAGAAGCAGGCCGAACTTCATAATCGTGGGTGAGATAAGAGGAAAGGAGGGTTTTGTGGCCTTCCAGGCAATGCAGACAGGCCACTATGTGCTTTCTACCTTCCATGCACCCTCTGTGAAGCAATTAATCCAGAGATTCATAGGAGAGCCAATTAACATTCCTGAGCGATTTATGGACAACCTGAATCTTGTCGTTTTCCAGCAAAATGTTTACGAGGGGGGCAGAGTGATGCGCAGATGCATTTCCATAGACGAAATTCTAAAATACTCAAAGGAGAAGGGCGGTGTGTTAACCCGAAACATGTTCATGTGGGAGCCAGACAGGGACCAGTTCTTCTTCAACGGCATCAACAACTCCTACATTCTCGAGGAAAAGATTGCTCCGAGATTGAAATACAAGGATAAGGCAGCGATATACAGGGACCTGGAGGCAAGAGCGACAGCAATCCAGAAACTTGTAGAAGCAAAGGTGTTTGATTACGATGTACTTAACCGAATTCTGGATGAATACTTTGAGAGGAACATTGATAGTATAAGGAATCCTGCTGAATTTTTGCGGGAGTTTGACAGATTAATCAAGGCGGTCACATGA
- a CDS encoding type II secretion system F family protein — protein MIDRIRKAYLWMEISPKDYILTRILPVFIFSTVFILSIVILQPAILQDMLYYLLFVAVPLFICIYVVIHPLVIYERLGKSIDEDMHLFVTRLGVLSVAYVSRKEMFDILGEMKEYRALAREVKKVYDLMSKWNIALQRACRLVAEMTPSVLFSDFLTRMAHAIETGESAEKFAENEQKATMEEFVVKYRASLGAVEIMNEVFISFAVVVIFIFVFVFILPFLVGENAIYLLAGAGLLFVLGEIFFLYFFATVVPGEHIWQTSGTETEREQKLKRALLYTALASGLLILPSTFLYLFFAIPLYILVPLIFSPLALTGYLADKEEEIIIRRDENFPSFIRSLGSSAGAMGKETTYALKKLRQYRFGPLTKNIDDLYKRLNLRINKSLAWKLFGIESGSDLISKFNALYVEGTHIGGNPKQISQIISDNFLTIVGLRKHKYQVSATTSGILYGLTAGITFPLYISLYLSNWIQRLMNSVAPPEEYPFLNILHGTVFDTFWLTVICLFVVCVHSFLSAYMLKILKGSHPYVMLKHYCIMLWISGITAAISIYMMQMLLP, from the coding sequence ATGATTGATAGAATAAGAAAAGCGTATCTCTGGATGGAAATTTCGCCAAAGGACTACATCCTCACAAGAATTCTCCCTGTGTTCATTTTCAGCACAGTTTTCATACTCTCAATTGTGATTCTGCAGCCAGCAATTCTTCAGGACATGCTCTACTATCTCCTTTTCGTGGCTGTCCCTCTATTTATCTGCATTTATGTGGTAATTCACCCCCTTGTTATCTACGAACGGCTGGGCAAATCTATAGATGAAGACATGCACCTTTTTGTGACGAGGCTTGGTGTACTCTCAGTTGCCTATGTCTCAAGAAAGGAAATGTTTGACATTCTCGGGGAGATGAAGGAATACAGGGCGCTGGCAAGAGAGGTGAAAAAAGTTTACGACTTAATGAGCAAGTGGAACATCGCACTCCAGAGGGCATGTAGATTGGTTGCAGAGATGACACCGAGTGTGCTTTTCTCGGATTTTCTCACAAGAATGGCTCATGCGATTGAGACGGGAGAGAGTGCTGAGAAGTTTGCAGAAAATGAGCAAAAAGCCACGATGGAAGAATTCGTGGTGAAATACAGGGCAAGTTTGGGTGCTGTGGAAATAATGAACGAGGTCTTCATTTCTTTTGCTGTAGTTGTTATTTTTATTTTCGTGTTTGTGTTTATTCTTCCCTTTCTAGTTGGTGAGAATGCAATTTATCTGCTTGCAGGTGCCGGGCTTCTCTTTGTGCTGGGAGAAATTTTTTTCCTCTACTTCTTTGCTACTGTTGTGCCTGGAGAGCACATCTGGCAGACATCTGGAACAGAGACAGAGAGAGAGCAGAAACTTAAAAGAGCATTACTTTACACAGCTCTAGCATCTGGTCTCCTCATACTTCCTTCTACCTTCCTTTACCTTTTCTTCGCAATCCCGCTATACATTCTCGTTCCGCTCATATTTTCACCGCTTGCGCTAACTGGATATCTTGCGGACAAGGAAGAAGAAATCATTATCAGAAGGGATGAGAATTTTCCTTCATTTATCCGCTCCCTTGGAAGTTCTGCAGGTGCAATGGGAAAGGAAACGACCTATGCCCTTAAAAAGCTCCGCCAGTATAGATTTGGCCCGCTCACAAAAAACATAGATGACCTTTACAAACGCCTTAACCTCAGAATTAACAAGAGTTTGGCATGGAAGCTTTTTGGAATAGAGAGCGGGAGCGATTTGATTTCAAAGTTTAATGCATTGTATGTTGAAGGCACGCACATTGGTGGGAATCCAAAACAAATCAGCCAGATTATCAGCGACAATTTTCTCACAATTGTGGGCTTGAGAAAACACAAGTACCAGGTGAGTGCTACTACCTCTGGAATTCTCTATGGGCTTACTGCAGGCATAACATTTCCGCTCTACATCTCGCTCTATCTCTCAAACTGGATTCAGCGACTGATGAATTCAGTGGCACCACCAGAGGAATACCCTTTTCTAAATATTCTGCACGGCACTGTGTTTGACACATTCTGGCTCACTGTAATCTGTCTTTTCGTGGTTTGCGTCCACTCCTTTCTCTCTGCGTACATGCTCAAAATTTTGAAGGGCAGTCATCCCTATGTCATGCTTAAACACTACTGCATAATGCTCTGGATTTCTGGCATCACAGCAGCAATTTCAATCTACATGATGCAGATGCTTTTGCCGTGA
- a CDS encoding 3-hydroxybutyryl-CoA dehydrogenase, translating into MEIKKVGVAGAGTMGAGIAQVCAMHGYEVILRDIEEMFIKNGKNNIEKSLNKFAEKGKITQEAKTEILDRIKTTVHMEDLKDCDLVIEAIVENPELKKAFFKDLNKIAKPETIFASNTSSISITELAAASGRGDRFIGMHFMNPVPLMKLVEIIRGVQTSEETTKIIVEMTKKLDKIPVEVNDSPGFVSNRVLMPMINEAIFCVYEGVGTPEAIDAVMKLGMNHPMGPLELADLIGLDVCLSILEVLYNNFNDPKYRPCPLLRKMVKAGYLGRKTGRGFYKYS; encoded by the coding sequence ATGGAGATAAAGAAAGTAGGTGTCGCTGGCGCTGGCACGATGGGCGCAGGGATTGCTCAGGTCTGTGCGATGCACGGCTACGAAGTGATTCTCAGGGACATTGAGGAAATGTTCATAAAAAATGGAAAAAATAACATTGAGAAAAGCTTGAACAAGTTTGCGGAGAAGGGCAAAATTACGCAGGAGGCAAAGACAGAGATTCTAGACCGAATAAAAACCACTGTTCACATGGAGGACCTCAAAGATTGCGACCTGGTAATTGAGGCAATTGTGGAAAACCCAGAACTGAAGAAGGCATTTTTTAAGGACCTGAATAAAATTGCGAAGCCAGAAACAATTTTCGCATCGAACACATCCTCAATTTCAATTACGGAGCTTGCAGCTGCTTCTGGCAGGGGGGACAGATTCATCGGAATGCACTTCATGAACCCAGTGCCCCTCATGAAACTCGTGGAAATAATTCGTGGTGTCCAGACAAGCGAGGAGACCACAAAGATAATTGTAGAGATGACGAAGAAATTAGATAAAATTCCTGTTGAGGTGAACGACTCCCCTGGTTTCGTATCCAATCGCGTTCTCATGCCGATGATAAATGAAGCCATTTTCTGCGTTTACGAGGGTGTTGGCACTCCAGAAGCAATAGATGCAGTGATGAAGCTAGGGATGAACCATCCAATGGGACCACTTGAACTTGCAGATTTAATTGGCCTTGATGTCTGTCTCAGCATTCTCGAAGTCCTTTACAACAACTTCAACGACCCGAAGTACAGGCCCTGTCCATTGTTGAGAAAGATGGTGAAGGCAGGATATCTAGGTAGAAAAACAGGCCGCGGGTTCTACAAGTACAGTTAA
- a CDS encoding HesA/MoeB/ThiF family protein produces the protein MTTPERYSRLAIFPHAKLEKLREKRILIVGAGGLGAVCADIMTRLGTGKIAIFDYDTLGLENLNRMIYRMEQVGMKKVEALKEYLNHVNPDVEILPYPLDITRDGYEAFVAEVERSDIVLGCVDSFGVRMFINAKCVELKKTYVDGGTSLDGIRGSVHTIIPGKTACYRCHVVSQKTDYPMKTEGHETGTCHAVSLPTTMGIIAALECQEALKILLGFGKTVPYIIYDGLNGTMNVVNWKRNPKCRVCGKKSEEKIDKKKLEELENIDELFEKLM, from the coding sequence ATGACCACACCAGAACGCTACTCCCGCCTTGCAATTTTTCCGCATGCAAAATTGGAAAAGTTGAGGGAGAAAAGAATTTTAATAGTGGGTGCTGGCGGATTGGGTGCAGTTTGTGCAGATATCATGACGAGACTTGGCACTGGCAAAATTGCAATCTTTGATTATGACACTCTTGGTTTGGAAAATTTGAACAGGATGATATACAGGATGGAGCAGGTAGGGATGAAGAAGGTGGAGGCACTGAAAGAGTATCTTAATCATGTAAACCCAGATGTGGAGATTTTACCCTATCCCCTTGACATTACAAGGGATGGTTATGAGGCATTTGTTGCCGAAGTTGAAAGGTCAGATATTGTGCTCGGCTGTGTGGATAGTTTTGGTGTGCGCATGTTCATAAATGCAAAGTGTGTGGAACTGAAAAAAACATATGTGGATGGTGGTACGAGTTTGGATGGAATTCGGGGTTCTGTGCACACAATAATTCCAGGCAAAACCGCATGCTACAGGTGCCATGTGGTGAGCCAGAAAACTGACTATCCTATGAAAACAGAGGGACATGAAACAGGCACCTGCCATGCAGTTTCACTACCAACCACAATGGGAATTATTGCGGCCCTTGAATGCCAGGAAGCATTAAAAATTCTTCTCGGATTTGGGAAAACCGTACCCTACATAATCTATGATGGATTAAATGGCACAATGAATGTGGTGAACTGGAAGAGAAATCCGAAATGCAGGGTGTGTGGTAAGAAATCCGAGGAAAAAATTGATAAAAAGAAGTTAGAGGAACTAGAAAATATTGATGAACTCTTTGAAAAGTTGATGTGA
- a CDS encoding PRC-barrel domain-containing protein, whose amino-acid sequence MKKFITELRGKTVMTNDGQILGVVDNFVVDSLSGEIEHMLVVPAEELDTRGFKLDNQNRIILPFKSMRAVKDVIVMDLGGQ is encoded by the coding sequence ATGAAGAAATTCATAACTGAACTTAGGGGAAAGACTGTGATGACAAATGACGGCCAGATACTTGGAGTAGTGGACAACTTCGTTGTTGACTCTCTCAGTGGAGAAATAGAACACATGCTGGTAGTCCCGGCGGAAGAGCTGGACACACGGGGCTTCAAACTAGATAACCAGAATAGAATCATCCTGCCCTTCAAGTCCATGAGGGCAGTAAAGGATGTCATCGTGATGGATCTAGGTGGCCAGTAA
- a CDS encoding ATPase domain-containing protein gives MQKPEISRIKTFIEGFDEKLNGGIPQKNVVLIAGEPGTLKSTIAFYILYHNALNESIPGVYITLEQGRESILSNMEGLGLEYAKVEKKLSVVDLAMIRKHIEGIGEHTWMDIFKMYADNLKATTDYQLFVIDSLPVLEMLAELKNPRNELFHFFEWLRDLDVTALVITEMRPNSLEYCHFGEDFLADGILHVKMEQVDEVTVQRRIRCVKMRNTNHSTNFYTLMLENGVLQVTRVLSEKT, from the coding sequence ATGCAAAAGCCAGAAATTTCGCGAATTAAAACATTCATTGAAGGGTTTGATGAAAAGTTGAATGGCGGTATTCCCCAGAAAAATGTGGTCTTGATTGCTGGTGAACCAGGCACGCTGAAAAGCACGATTGCATTCTACATTCTTTATCACAATGCCCTCAATGAAAGCATACCTGGGGTTTACATTACCTTGGAGCAGGGAAGAGAGAGTATACTTTCCAACATGGAAGGACTTGGGCTGGAGTACGCAAAGGTAGAAAAGAAGTTAAGTGTTGTCGACTTGGCTATGATCAGAAAGCACATAGAGGGGATTGGAGAGCATACATGGATGGACATCTTCAAAATGTATGCTGACAATTTAAAAGCTACTACAGACTATCAACTTTTTGTGATTGATTCTTTGCCTGTGCTTGAAATGCTAGCTGAATTAAAAAATCCTCGGAATGAATTGTTTCATTTTTTTGAATGGCTCCGAGATCTGGATGTGACTGCCTTGGTAATTACCGAGATGCGCCCAAACTCTCTTGAATACTGCCATTTTGGAGAGGATTTTCTTGCAGATGGTATCCTGCATGTGAAGATGGAGCAGGTGGATGAAGTCACAGTCCAGAGAAGGATTCGCTGTGTCAAAATGAGAAATACGAATCACAGCACTAATTTCTACACTTTGATGCTCGAGAATGGCGTCCTCCAGGTAACTAGAGTGCTTTCTGAAAAGACCTGA
- the purS gene encoding phosphoribosylformylglycinamidine synthase subunit PurS, whose product MEKYTVEIKVELKKGITDPEGENTKKALALLGFNAIESVRSLRIYELMVVAENKEKALAIAEESCKKLLANPVIHNYKIMVKEQ is encoded by the coding sequence ATGGAAAAATACACTGTTGAGATAAAGGTTGAATTGAAGAAGGGCATCACAGATCCAGAAGGAGAAAATACAAAGAAAGCACTTGCACTTCTTGGTTTCAATGCGATAGAAAGTGTCCGCTCACTTAGAATTTACGAACTCATGGTTGTTGCTGAAAACAAAGAAAAGGCGCTCGCAATTGCCGAAGAAAGCTGCAAGAAATTGTTGGCAAACCCCGTGATTCACAACTATAAAATTATGGTCAAAGAGCAGTGA
- the purL gene encoding phosphoribosylformylglycinamidine synthase subunit PurL, with translation MKTKKHGNLDNCFEVELPETPEGLKEVSDALKLGLSAEEMLHVKNYFKKLGRNPTDVELNAIGQAWSEHCCYKSSKVVLKKYIFPLEHKDMLLKGDAGVMSFDEEYAYAIRIESHNHPSAVEPYGGAATGIGGILRDVLAMGAQPIALIDPLFFGPLDIPYEKLPSGVKHPKYLFTGVVAGIRDYGNRVGIPTVAGFVHFDPNYTSNCLVNVGCVGIGKKKFIKKNAVSNPGDNFVLVGGLTGRDGIHGVNFASAVLTEKSDVEARPSVQLGNPIMKEPLIHAVMECVEANLVEGVKDLGGGGLSCVCGEMAIAGGCGAEIHLDRVPLKEENMAPWEIWISESQERMMLAVKDENLSKVKEIFDLYDVPCTPIGKAVPEKKVKLYFKGTKVFELDIDFYTGGPEYVRPFVIRKREKTKEKNLPPSPKPEELEKIFLTILSDLNVCSKEWVIRLYDHEVRGRTIIKPLTGRPSHQTHADAVVLKPLEDSYRGLAIAVGSAPWVSALDPYIGGVISVDEVARNLASVGAIPHAMTNCMNFGNPEVPEVLGDFYEVLRGIGDACRAFKIAVPSGNVSFYNESPAGRILPTPVVLGTGIVKDVRISASTDLASSDGYIYLIGETQENLGGSVYSRIYGIEDNPPTCNLGNAFKYVSAVVSGIERGIIRSCHDIGDGGLAVAIAEMSIGGNVGVDINLDAVNMREDVFLFSESPTRWIAEVDEENHEEFERAFAGLNIMRIGRVGGKNIDFFKAGKKVLGVEIQTAKRVWSETLWKIMG, from the coding sequence ATGAAGACCAAAAAGCATGGAAATTTGGATAATTGTTTTGAAGTGGAGCTACCAGAAACTCCAGAGGGATTGAAGGAAGTGAGCGATGCTCTCAAGCTTGGCCTTAGCGCAGAAGAAATGCTGCACGTGAAGAATTATTTTAAAAAGCTAGGGAGGAATCCAACAGATGTAGAATTGAATGCAATAGGTCAGGCCTGGAGTGAACATTGCTGTTACAAGAGTTCAAAGGTTGTGCTGAAGAAATACATATTCCCACTGGAACACAAGGACATGCTTCTCAAAGGTGATGCAGGTGTTATGAGCTTTGATGAGGAGTATGCTTACGCGATAAGAATTGAGTCACACAATCATCCCTCAGCGGTTGAGCCATATGGTGGAGCTGCCACTGGTATAGGAGGAATTCTCAGAGATGTGCTGGCGATGGGAGCTCAACCGATCGCACTGATTGATCCATTGTTCTTTGGTCCATTGGACATCCCATATGAAAAACTTCCAAGTGGGGTGAAGCATCCAAAATATCTATTTACTGGTGTGGTCGCAGGAATAAGGGACTATGGAAACAGAGTCGGTATTCCCACAGTTGCAGGGTTCGTCCATTTTGACCCTAACTATACATCCAATTGCTTGGTAAATGTTGGTTGTGTTGGAATCGGAAAGAAGAAGTTCATAAAGAAGAATGCAGTTTCAAACCCAGGGGATAACTTTGTATTAGTTGGTGGACTTACGGGCAGAGATGGAATCCATGGTGTGAATTTTGCATCTGCAGTCCTCACAGAAAAAAGTGATGTGGAGGCAAGACCATCAGTCCAGCTCGGTAATCCGATAATGAAAGAACCACTAATTCATGCGGTTATGGAATGTGTGGAAGCAAATCTGGTAGAGGGTGTGAAAGATTTAGGAGGAGGTGGCCTTTCCTGTGTTTGTGGAGAGATGGCAATTGCTGGTGGCTGTGGGGCGGAAATTCATTTGGACCGGGTACCCCTGAAGGAAGAGAATATGGCCCCCTGGGAAATTTGGATTTCCGAGTCCCAGGAACGGATGATGCTCGCTGTGAAAGACGAGAATCTTTCTAAGGTGAAGGAAATTTTTGACCTCTACGATGTGCCATGCACACCTATTGGGAAGGCAGTCCCAGAAAAGAAAGTTAAGTTGTATTTCAAAGGGACTAAAGTGTTTGAACTTGACATCGATTTCTATACTGGTGGGCCCGAATATGTTAGACCTTTTGTGATTAGGAAAAGGGAGAAGACAAAAGAGAAGAATCTTCCCCCATCTCCCAAACCAGAGGAATTGGAGAAAATTTTCCTAACTATTCTTTCCGACCTGAATGTGTGTTCAAAGGAATGGGTGATTCGACTATATGACCACGAAGTTAGAGGCAGAACGATCATTAAACCGCTTACTGGAAGACCCTCTCATCAAACACACGCTGATGCTGTGGTATTGAAACCGCTAGAGGACTCTTATCGTGGGCTTGCAATTGCAGTTGGTTCAGCTCCATGGGTTTCCGCTTTGGACCCTTACATAGGAGGAGTGATAAGTGTTGATGAGGTTGCTAGGAATCTGGCAAGTGTGGGTGCAATACCCCATGCAATGACTAACTGCATGAATTTTGGCAACCCTGAGGTGCCAGAGGTTCTTGGTGACTTTTATGAGGTGTTGAGGGGCATCGGCGATGCCTGTCGTGCCTTCAAAATTGCCGTACCTTCTGGCAATGTGAGTTTTTACAATGAGAGTCCTGCTGGTAGAATTTTGCCTACACCAGTTGTTCTGGGCACTGGCATTGTGAAAGATGTGAGAATTTCTGCGAGTACAGATCTTGCCTCCAGTGATGGTTACATCTATTTAATTGGAGAAACTCAGGAGAATCTTGGTGGCTCTGTCTATTCTAGAATTTACGGAATAGAAGACAATCCACCTACATGCAACCTTGGAAATGCCTTCAAGTATGTTTCCGCTGTTGTCTCTGGGATTGAGAGAGGGATAATTCGAAGTTGCCATGACATCGGTGATGGTGGACTTGCAGTGGCAATAGCTGAGATGAGTATTGGAGGAAATGTGGGTGTTGACATCAACTTAGATGCAGTGAACATGCGGGAAGATGTATTCCTGTTCTCAGAGTCGCCAACCCGATGGATTGCAGAAGTGGATGAGGAAAATCACGAAGAATTTGAGCGGGCTTTTGCAGGGCTAAACATAATGAGAATCGGAAGGGTAGGCGGAAAAAATATTGACTTTTTCAAGGCGGGAAAAAAGGTGCTTGGTGTTGAAATCCAGACAGCAAAGAGGGTCTGGAGTGAAACCCTTTGGAAGATAATGGGCTAA
- a CDS encoding ATPase domain-containing protein, which translates to MMQKEKIKIGVPGLDEMLHGGLIPARPYIVSGQLGSGKTTLAMQFLLEGVKNGENVLYITTEEPPNELKKNFESFNWDISRIKVFDAIPDVMTYEITPVKDITALREIVSFKDVPYTIRKTPEHGAPEMTFNALQNALKLALSTSDYDRIVVDSLTALKFFCIPSYDHNLGVQSFIRFLSELKVTALLTVEMPLEYQFEPELFLARGEIRLLKWRDKDGELKRGVLIEKYKGSSHDVHLRPMEITPDGIVVYSELHVEKSPLEAYLEAMPVEELEEEEVEENRIPVSSETIEKKSVAENLRPVNEPCKVEPVPAPPSPNLPKVVQSPVEPPKQVPATQVPSPVASVTTSTEEKREIVDKAQIEALIKEVKILRDDANDADLIGIDVTEIRAMLDKTDSLLSQGKVGEVKETIMAARKLLDERINLFHTGREVEKVSEGSGGVAPAQILTQEIPQSAEVKAEEKKVEKPAKEKKPRKKKEKKVEEKEKSAKEKKPRKRKTEKEEVS; encoded by the coding sequence ATGATGCAGAAAGAAAAAATAAAGATAGGAGTTCCAGGACTAGACGAGATGCTCCATGGTGGGCTTATCCCTGCCAGACCATACATTGTCTCAGGACAGCTTGGGAGTGGAAAGACCACGCTTGCAATGCAATTTCTGCTTGAAGGTGTAAAAAACGGGGAAAATGTGTTATACATCACTACTGAGGAGCCCCCGAATGAACTTAAGAAAAATTTTGAAAGTTTTAACTGGGATATTTCAAGAATAAAGGTTTTTGATGCGATTCCAGATGTGATGACATATGAAATCACTCCAGTGAAAGACATAACTGCGTTGCGGGAGATTGTTTCATTTAAGGATGTACCATACACAATTCGGAAGACCCCAGAGCATGGAGCCCCAGAGATGACATTCAATGCATTGCAGAATGCTCTCAAACTTGCCCTGTCAACAAGCGATTATGACAGAATAGTGGTGGATTCACTTACCGCACTCAAATTTTTCTGTATACCCTCATACGACCATAACCTGGGTGTTCAGTCCTTCATTCGTTTTCTTTCCGAACTCAAGGTTACCGCACTGCTCACTGTGGAAATGCCTCTCGAGTATCAGTTTGAACCGGAACTTTTCCTCGCAAGGGGTGAAATTCGGCTGCTGAAGTGGAGAGACAAAGACGGGGAGTTAAAGAGAGGAGTACTGATTGAAAAATACAAGGGTTCCTCGCACGATGTGCACCTCCGCCCAATGGAGATTACACCAGATGGAATTGTGGTGTACTCAGAGCTGCATGTAGAAAAGAGCCCGCTTGAAGCATACCTTGAGGCAATGCCAGTAGAAGAGCTTGAAGAAGAGGAGGTAGAAGAGAATAGAATTCCAGTGTCATCAGAGACAATAGAAAAGAAGTCAGTTGCTGAAAATCTTAGGCCAGTGAATGAGCCCTGTAAAGTTGAGCCAGTACCTGCACCGCCTTCTCCAAATCTTCCCAAGGTGGTGCAATCGCCTGTGGAACCTCCCAAACAGGTTCCAGCCACACAAGTTCCTAGCCCTGTAGCCTCCGTTACAACTTCGACAGAAGAGAAAAGAGAGATTGTGGACAAAGCCCAGATAGAGGCACTAATCAAGGAGGTAAAAATTTTGAGGGATGATGCAAACGATGCAGATTTGATTGGGATAGATGTCACGGAAATTCGTGCAATGTTGGATAAAACCGACTCGCTACTATCTCAGGGAAAGGTAGGCGAAGTTAAGGAAACAATTATGGCTGCGAGAAAATTGCTGGATGAGAGAATAAACCTCTTCCACACTGGTAGAGAAGTTGAGAAGGTTTCTGAAGGAAGTGGCGGCGTTGCTCCTGCTCAGATTCTTACACAAGAAATTCCACAAAGTGCTGAGGTGAAAGCAGAGGAGAAAAAGGTAGAAAAACCAGCAAAAGAAAAGAAGCCAAGGAAAAAGAAAGAGAAAAAAGTGGAGGAGAAAGAGAAGTCCGCGAAAGAGAAGAAGCCAAGAAAAAGAAAAACTGAGAAGGAGGAGGTGAGCTGA